A region of uncultured Desulfobacter sp. DNA encodes the following proteins:
- a CDS encoding group II intron maturase-specific domain-containing protein, with the protein MDKELERRGHRYVRYADDFMIFCKSRKAAERVKESITRFLTVKLKLKVNQDKSAVSRPWLRKFLGFTYFQMCGQSKIRIHAKSMKRFKDKVRELTSRKRGKSLWQVIQELNRYFRGWWNYFRLTEAKSFLKGLKIWIMRRLRSLVWKQWKNPKTRVRNLEKLGISHQDAMLCGNARKKYWHMSKIKWVAIAMPERYFIDQGLYLPGN; encoded by the coding sequence TTGGATAAGGAACTTGAGAGACGAGGACACCGATATGTCCGTTATGCCGATGACTTTATGATCTTCTGTAAGAGCCGGAAAGCAGCCGAAAGGGTTAAAGAGAGTATCACCAGGTTTCTGACCGTGAAACTCAAACTCAAAGTAAACCAGGACAAAAGTGCCGTCAGCAGACCGTGGCTGCGCAAATTCCTCGGATTCACATATTTTCAAATGTGTGGGCAGTCAAAGATCCGGATTCATGCCAAGAGTATGAAACGGTTCAAGGACAAGGTACGGGAATTGACCAGCCGCAAGCGGGGTAAAAGCCTGTGGCAGGTCATTCAGGAATTGAACCGATATTTTCGGGGATGGTGGAATTATTTCCGGCTTACAGAGGCAAAATCATTCCTCAAAGGGCTCAAAATCTGGATAATGCGACGGCTGAGAAGCCTTGTTTGGAAACAATGGAAAAATCCCAAAACCAGGGTTCGTAACCTTGAGAAACTTGGTATTTCTCACCAGGATGCCATGCTATGCGGCAATGCCCGAAAAAAGTATTGGCACATGAGCAAAATCAAGTGGGTGGCCATTGCCATGCCTGAACGATATTTTATTGATCAAGGATTATATCTGCCCGGGAACTGA
- a CDS encoding site-specific integrase: protein MKPTDFAIHLTGFLSVYLPRQKNASNNTISSYRDTFKLLLRYCQEQKDIPVEKLNLDMLTHVMIADFLEWIEKERKCSIATRNQRLAAIHSFFRYAQYEEPSGILHFQKVIALPVKKASKPSVPHLTPEAMKHLLSQPDKMTVKGRRDLTLLSVLYDSGCRVQELVTLRVRDAVLENPAVLILTGKGNKVRRIPLMKNTLALLQHYIQEHFLDKDWKSDYPLFVNKQHNKLTKEGIAYIISQHVVSARKASASVPEKVTPHMFRHSKAMHLLQAGVSLIYIRDFLGHEDIKTTEIYAKCDSELKRQAIEKAYPDLVDSNLPDWSKDAALLDWLSSLK, encoded by the coding sequence ATGAAACCTACTGATTTCGCTATTCACCTTACGGGATTCCTGTCCGTGTATCTGCCTCGGCAGAAAAATGCCAGTAACAATACGATCTCATCCTACCGTGATACTTTTAAATTGTTGCTCCGTTACTGTCAGGAACAGAAGGACATACCCGTCGAAAAGTTGAATCTGGACATGTTGACCCATGTAATGATAGCTGATTTTCTGGAATGGATTGAAAAAGAACGTAAATGCAGCATTGCAACCAGGAACCAGAGGCTTGCAGCCATACATTCCTTTTTCAGGTATGCACAGTATGAGGAACCATCGGGAATCCTTCATTTCCAAAAGGTAATTGCCCTGCCGGTCAAGAAGGCATCCAAGCCGTCGGTACCGCATCTGACGCCGGAGGCGATGAAACATTTATTATCACAGCCCGATAAGATGACTGTAAAAGGCAGACGAGACCTGACGCTTTTGAGCGTCCTTTACGATTCCGGATGCAGGGTGCAGGAATTAGTCACGCTCAGGGTACGGGATGCTGTACTGGAAAATCCGGCAGTGCTTATTCTCACCGGGAAAGGCAATAAGGTGCGCAGAATTCCGCTTATGAAAAACACGCTGGCTTTGCTACAACATTACATCCAGGAGCATTTTCTCGATAAAGATTGGAAAAGTGACTATCCGCTCTTTGTCAATAAGCAGCATAACAAACTCACCAAGGAAGGCATCGCTTACATCATCTCTCAGCATGTGGTCTCAGCAAGAAAGGCATCAGCGAGTGTGCCGGAGAAAGTGACACCCCATATGTTTCGGCACAGCAAGGCAATGCACCTGCTGCAGGCTGGCGTTAGCCTCATCTACATCCGGGACTTTCTTGGACATGAGGATATTAAAACTACCGAAATTTACGCAAAATGTGATTCCGAATTGAAACGTCAGGCTATTGAGAAGGCCTATCCAGATCTGGTAGACAGCAATCTTCCAGATTGGAGCAAGGATGCTGCATTGCTCGACTGGCTTTCAAGCCTGAAGTAG
- a CDS encoding tyrosine-type recombinase/integrase, with protein sequence MSNYLFRGPFAEHIRNHVQLKQAIGYKYEAEAEHLLRFSCFTAEKYPEASLLSKEIVLDWCSRKNYEAQANQCARSSMLRQLAIYMEGVGIGAYVIPKGYYPTAQQYAPHIYTEDELQRFFHQTDQCHYVGECPYRHLIMPVFFRMVYACGLRSSEARLLKVEDVDIDAGILGIHHSKKDNSRLVAMSDKLTGRCRSYSENVHRLSKGPDWFFPGLNGKPMTVGNIYHNFRRFLWRAGISHGGRGKGPRVHDFRHTYACQCLKKWVMEGKDIAAYLPVLKTYMGHDSFEETAYYLRLTADIFPDISIKLEGCYPDIIPRLEGDVHETY encoded by the coding sequence ATGAGCAACTACCTGTTCAGAGGTCCATTTGCGGAGCACATCAGAAACCATGTCCAGTTGAAGCAAGCGATTGGGTATAAATATGAGGCAGAAGCAGAACATCTGTTAAGGTTCTCCTGCTTCACCGCTGAAAAATACCCCGAAGCATCGCTCCTTTCAAAGGAAATCGTGCTGGATTGGTGCTCAAGAAAGAATTATGAGGCACAGGCCAACCAGTGTGCAAGGTCCTCCATGCTGCGGCAGCTTGCCATATATATGGAAGGTGTTGGGATTGGCGCATACGTCATCCCAAAAGGTTATTACCCGACAGCACAGCAGTATGCCCCCCACATCTATACGGAAGATGAACTGCAGCGATTCTTCCATCAGACAGATCAATGTCACTATGTCGGTGAGTGTCCATATCGCCATCTCATCATGCCGGTATTCTTCCGGATGGTTTATGCCTGTGGCCTTCGCTCCTCGGAAGCAAGGCTTCTGAAGGTAGAAGATGTGGATATAGATGCAGGCATACTGGGCATTCATCATTCAAAGAAAGACAACAGCCGTCTGGTTGCGATGTCAGACAAGCTTACAGGTCGATGCCGGAGCTACTCTGAAAATGTGCATAGACTATCAAAGGGACCTGATTGGTTTTTCCCGGGACTGAATGGAAAACCAATGACTGTAGGAAACATCTACCACAATTTCAGACGATTCCTGTGGAGAGCCGGCATTTCTCATGGCGGGAGGGGAAAAGGTCCGAGAGTACACGATTTTCGTCATACTTATGCCTGCCAATGCTTGAAAAAATGGGTGATGGAAGGAAAAGACATCGCCGCATATCTTCCTGTACTGAAAACATATATGGGACATGATTCCTTTGAGGAAACAGCCTATTACCTCAGGCTTACGGCTGATATCTTTCCGGACATATCCATTAAGCTCGAAGGATGTTATCCCGATATCATTCCCCGACTGGAGGGTGATGTCCATGAAACCTACTGA
- a CDS encoding site-specific integrase, producing the protein MQKKPLKELLQELERELLRLGYTEGSMRFYRNRWKKINQFAEEREEIFYSEQLGINYLEHSHQILEKDFDKTLSQKDTQELRIIRMIGDFQLHHTVLRRYYKHRELLTDSYYMGISTSFRKYCERKGHSKVTVDHYVNQSERFMDYLVSQRINDCHEIELPMINGYIRTLAGYTYKTVEQNICSIRSFLRYLQAQDILKTDLASKTPMIQARKQTRIPSVWTKEELDALISAIDRGNPKGKRDYAIILLACVLGLRVTDIKNLTFGCFHWEMKNLIFTQSKTRETVTLPIPSEVGWAVIDYLKYGRPKVNSPILFVRHVAPFLPFSEGDHLYQIIRDYMRIAHLPTLKKHRGMHSLRHTAASRMLEHDTPLAVISDILGHTDTDSTAVYLKVDINKLKECCLDTPEVGS; encoded by the coding sequence ATGCAGAAGAAACCATTGAAAGAGCTGTTACAAGAATTAGAGCGGGAGCTACTGCGGCTCGGTTACACCGAAGGCTCCATGAGATTTTACCGCAACCGTTGGAAGAAAATCAATCAGTTCGCTGAGGAACGGGAGGAGATTTTTTATTCAGAGCAGCTTGGGATCAACTATCTCGAACACAGTCATCAGATCCTTGAGAAGGATTTTGACAAAACCCTATCCCAAAAGGATACGCAGGAACTCCGTATCATCCGTATGATTGGAGACTTCCAGCTCCATCACACTGTTCTCCGACGATACTATAAGCATCGGGAATTGCTAACAGATTCCTATTACATGGGGATCAGCACGAGTTTTAGAAAGTACTGCGAGCGCAAAGGTCATTCCAAAGTAACCGTAGATCATTACGTGAATCAATCTGAGCGTTTCATGGATTATCTTGTTTCCCAAAGAATCAATGATTGCCATGAAATCGAGCTTCCTATGATCAATGGGTATATACGGACTCTGGCCGGATATACCTATAAAACAGTCGAACAGAACATATGCTCCATACGTTCTTTTTTGAGGTATTTGCAGGCGCAGGATATCCTGAAAACGGATCTGGCTTCGAAGACACCAATGATTCAGGCTCGTAAACAGACACGGATCCCATCTGTCTGGACGAAGGAAGAGTTGGATGCGCTGATAAGCGCCATTGATCGCGGAAATCCAAAGGGAAAACGTGACTATGCCATTATCCTCCTTGCTTGCGTGTTGGGTCTTAGAGTCACTGATATCAAAAACCTTACATTCGGTTGCTTCCACTGGGAAATGAAAAACCTGATATTTACCCAGTCAAAAACAAGAGAGACAGTAACCCTGCCGATTCCCTCCGAAGTTGGATGGGCAGTCATTGATTATCTGAAATATGGCAGGCCAAAAGTGAATTCTCCTATTCTTTTTGTGAGGCATGTGGCGCCATTTCTGCCCTTTTCAGAAGGTGATCATCTGTATCAGATAATCCGTGACTATATGCGGATTGCACATCTACCCACTTTAAAGAAGCACCGTGGCATGCACTCTCTCCGCCATACTGCAGCTTCAAGAATGCTTGAGCATGACACCCCGCTTGCTGTCATCTCGGATATCCTGGGCCATACGGACACAGACTCTACAGCAGTTTACTTGAAGGTGGATATCAATAAACTGAAAGAATGTTGCCTGGATACTCCGGAGGTGGGCTCATGA
- a CDS encoding reverse transcriptase domain-containing protein, protein MNRRPQQMELFPASQIAESLGNNDRLMEMILERNNIIRAWKQVCANKGAPGVDGMKTAQLGNYLAKHWPEIEQDLLNCRHKPLPVKRKEIPKPDGGVRLLGIPTVLDRFIQQAISQILEQVWEPFFSEGSYGFRPGRSAHDAVMQGKRYMVEGYTYVVDMDLSKFFDRVSHDRLMSRLAGRIKDKRVLKVIRQYLRSGVMTSGVMVPTEEGTPQGSLCKALHKPPYAKKVIMQSNPQNF, encoded by the coding sequence GTGAACAGACGGCCACAGCAGATGGAACTGTTCCCAGCGTCACAGATTGCCGAAAGTCTGGGAAACAACGACCGGTTAATGGAGATGATCCTTGAACGCAACAACATTATCCGGGCATGGAAACAGGTTTGTGCCAACAAAGGAGCACCCGGCGTAGACGGTATGAAAACCGCCCAACTGGGGAACTACCTGGCAAAGCACTGGCCTGAAATTGAACAAGACCTGCTTAACTGCAGGCATAAACCGCTACCGGTGAAACGAAAGGAAATTCCTAAACCGGATGGTGGTGTCCGTTTACTGGGAATACCCACGGTGCTTGATCGGTTTATACAGCAGGCCATATCCCAGATCCTGGAACAGGTATGGGAACCTTTTTTCTCTGAAGGCAGCTATGGGTTCAGACCCGGAAGATCTGCACACGATGCGGTGATGCAGGGTAAAAGGTACATGGTTGAAGGTTATACATATGTCGTAGACATGGACCTGTCAAAATTTTTCGACCGCGTTTCGCACGACCGTTTGATGAGTAGACTCGCCGGTAGAATCAAGGATAAGCGCGTATTAAAGGTAATACGGCAATATCTAAGATCCGGTGTAATGACCTCAGGCGTTATGGTGCCTACGGAAGAAGGGACTCCCCAGGGTAGTTTATGCAAAGCTTTGCATAAACCTCCTTATGCAAAGAAAGTAATTATGCAAAGTAACCCGCAAAATTTCTAG
- a CDS encoding reverse transcriptase domain-containing protein has translation MASDKDVGAEGRNMQLVQGTLKIADVTSSAIGVSLKGRRTYPAVTKECGTMKMQPIMKSKMRQLDLFVDQRSLFEKFCDEANLYAGFAAVKKNGGAPGIDGVTIEGFMDRVEEELAQLKKDLESWSYKPNPVRRVEIPKPGNAGVRLLGVPCVRDRVVHTTLKLLLEPIIDPTFSDHSYGFRPGYSPQKAVAAAKQIVDRGKEYVVDLDLSKFFDLCG, from the coding sequence TTGGCAAGCGACAAGGATGTTGGAGCCGAAGGGCGGAACATGCAACTGGTTCAAGGAACCTTAAAAATAGCGGATGTAACGAGTTCAGCCATAGGAGTTTCTTTGAAGGGGAGACGTACATATCCTGCGGTAACAAAGGAATGCGGAACGATGAAGATGCAGCCCATAATGAAAAGCAAAATGAGGCAACTTGACCTATTTGTTGATCAGAGAAGTCTCTTTGAGAAGTTCTGCGATGAGGCTAACCTGTACGCAGGCTTTGCAGCGGTGAAGAAGAACGGTGGGGCGCCTGGAATAGACGGTGTCACCATCGAGGGATTTATGGACCGTGTTGAAGAAGAGCTGGCCCAGCTCAAGAAGGATCTCGAAAGCTGGAGCTATAAACCAAATCCGGTTCGACGGGTAGAGATACCCAAACCTGGCAATGCGGGCGTGCGTTTGCTTGGAGTACCTTGCGTACGTGACAGAGTGGTGCACACCACATTAAAGCTTCTACTGGAACCTATAATTGATCCTACCTTTTCTGACCACAGCTATGGCTTTCGTCCCGGATACAGCCCGCAAAAGGCAGTGGCGGCAGCCAAACAGATAGTGGACAGAGGGAAAGAATATGTTGTAGACCTTGATCTTTCAAAATTTTTCGACCTGTGCGGGTAG
- a CDS encoding ATP-binding protein, protein MKEDFISDKRRISYLAATYNRIYRGQSVLIEGDFGAGKTRFLKLLHPKKLHAVWVESLFNIHETLAAILKELNYEATATYRRTPQYLKMICNLSNCFIVIDEANDLDAGVPIIFAGLPKVRTHLSRNHPDILSRLKTLILYPIEVEDFIENYKDIQQEAVEQIYMSVKGDMRKFKELCTDCRDRAKELNHQFVDINLALEFISDLPPQ, encoded by the coding sequence ATGAAAGAGGATTTTATCAGTGATAAACGCAGGATCTCATATTTGGCTGCCACTTATAACCGGATTTATAGAGGTCAAAGCGTACTCATTGAAGGTGATTTTGGTGCAGGAAAAACCCGGTTTTTAAAATTGCTGCACCCCAAAAAGCTCCATGCTGTATGGGTTGAGTCTCTGTTCAACATACATGAAACCCTGGCCGCGATACTTAAGGAATTAAATTATGAGGCCACTGCTACCTACCGCCGAACTCCCCAGTACCTGAAAATGATCTGCAATCTCTCCAATTGTTTTATCGTCATAGATGAGGCTAATGACTTGGATGCCGGGGTTCCCATCATATTTGCAGGACTTCCGAAGGTGAGGACTCATTTGAGCCGGAACCATCCTGATATACTCAGCCGGTTGAAAACCTTGATTTTGTATCCCATAGAAGTCGAGGACTTCATTGAAAATTACAAAGATATCCAGCAGGAAGCCGTTGAACAGATTTATATGTCCGTTAAAGGCGATATGCGCAAATTTAAAGAACTTTGTACAGACTGCCGGGATAGGGCAAAGGAACTGAACCATCAATTTGTTGATATTAATCTTGCCCTGGAATTTATATCAGATCTACCTCCCCAATAA
- a CDS encoding DNA methylase, with protein sequence MERLLELETLIGRNQECFYKIGQALKEIRDNRLYTQALFESFQAYTRDRWDMGKAYAYRLIRAYEVIYNLSPIGDKLPANESQVRPLIQMDSIEQRRIWKEIINSGMELTARNIKKFIEARKTDPVSKPDMTDRITNEYMAVVEAMLEQVRVAQHDHWQQTSRQAALLWHRVIYEKIVSKGADNG encoded by the coding sequence ATGGAACGGTTGCTTGAGCTTGAAACCCTGATTGGCCGCAATCAGGAATGTTTTTACAAAATCGGCCAGGCCTTGAAGGAAATTCGTGATAATCGCTTATACACGCAGGCTTTGTTTGAATCATTCCAAGCATACACAAGGGATCGCTGGGATATGGGCAAGGCCTATGCCTACCGCCTGATCAGAGCCTATGAGGTGATCTACAATTTGTCGCCAATTGGCGACAAACTGCCGGCAAATGAATCCCAGGTCCGCCCCCTTATTCAAATGGATTCCATAGAACAGCGCCGTATCTGGAAAGAGATTATAAACAGCGGCATGGAACTGACCGCACGAAATATCAAAAAATTTATTGAGGCCCGGAAAACGGATCCGGTAAGCAAACCGGATATGACAGATCGAATTACCAATGAATACATGGCTGTTGTAGAGGCAATGCTTGAACAGGTTCGTGTGGCCCAACATGATCATTGGCAGCAAACCTCCCGCCAGGCAGCATTGTTATGGCACCGGGTCATATACGAAAAGATTGTATCAAAAGGGGCAGATAATGGATGA
- a CDS encoding CHC2 zinc finger domain-containing protein: MKNKFSSRQLFELRNNIPVDMLIRDHLQIPSKISDGYFRFLCPLCNEFQTAVNPVTNLARCFRCEKNFNTIDLVMKIKDYGFRDSVLFLKQINTAPQVHAAKLTALAAMVGRPMPGGQ, from the coding sequence GTGAAAAATAAATTTTCATCCCGGCAATTATTTGAACTGAGAAACAATATTCCTGTAGATATGCTGATCAGGGACCATTTACAAATTCCATCCAAGATCTCAGATGGTTATTTTCGTTTTTTATGCCCTTTGTGCAATGAATTTCAAACCGCTGTAAATCCAGTCACGAACCTGGCCAGGTGTTTCAGATGCGAAAAGAATTTTAATACCATCGACCTTGTCATGAAAATTAAGGACTATGGATTCAGGGACAGTGTCTTGTTTTTGAAACAAATAAATACTGCACCCCAGGTTCACGCCGCAAAGTTGACGGCTCTTGCCGCTATGGTCGGCAGACCCATGCCGGGAGGGCAGTGA
- a CDS encoding sigma 54-interacting transcriptional regulator codes for MKPFSMLVVDDDGDFLKGIIRSLKIKFTQTEIFGAMSGAQALEILKEKEIGVILTDLQMPGISGHDLLLQGLELNPNLYVVMITGHGTVENAVNALKKGAWDFIAKPVERETLYHIVEKAMEYYALVSKNRRLQDIIKTLSPEKSVHWESRAMKQLTEKISAIAVTDYTVLVTGESGCGKEYVAKMIHSQSKRKQEACHTLNCPAIPEPLLESELFGHVKGAFTGAERKEHIPLLVRDFINKTCRELGIPPMDIEPVALSVLSRQSWPGNVRELLNYVRRLVVFSNGKNIDFQLISLVEGGLESTPLPAENTPYENMSYKEAKKEALDLFSRNYLTRLFEQTRGNISETSRISGIERASIQKIIKRRDIDISQYRG; via the coding sequence ATGAAACCGTTTTCCATGCTGGTGGTGGATGATGACGGGGATTTCTTGAAAGGAATCATCCGCAGCCTGAAAATCAAATTCACGCAGACGGAGATCTTTGGCGCCATGTCCGGGGCCCAGGCCCTGGAAATCCTGAAAGAGAAGGAGATCGGGGTGATACTCACTGATCTGCAGATGCCCGGCATCAGCGGCCATGACCTTTTGCTCCAGGGGCTTGAATTAAATCCCAACCTGTATGTGGTCATGATCACAGGACACGGGACGGTTGAAAATGCCGTTAATGCCCTGAAAAAAGGGGCCTGGGATTTCATAGCCAAGCCCGTGGAACGGGAGACCCTTTACCATATTGTTGAAAAGGCCATGGAGTATTATGCCCTGGTCAGTAAAAACCGGCGGCTCCAGGATATCATCAAAACTCTGAGTCCTGAAAAATCGGTTCACTGGGAAAGCCGGGCCATGAAACAGCTGACCGAGAAAATTTCAGCCATTGCCGTGACCGATTATACTGTGCTTGTGACCGGGGAATCCGGGTGCGGAAAAGAGTACGTTGCAAAGATGATCCACAGCCAGTCCAAACGGAAACAGGAAGCCTGCCATACCCTGAACTGCCCGGCCATTCCCGAGCCGCTTCTGGAAAGTGAGCTTTTCGGCCATGTCAAAGGGGCCTTTACAGGGGCGGAGCGTAAAGAGCATATCCCGCTTCTGGTCCGGGATTTTATCAATAAAACCTGCCGGGAACTGGGCATCCCGCCTATGGACATTGAGCCGGTGGCGTTAAGCGTTCTGTCCCGTCAGTCCTGGCCCGGAAATGTCCGGGAACTGCTCAACTACGTCAGAAGGCTGGTGGTCTTTTCCAATGGAAAAAATATTGATTTCCAATTGATCAGCCTTGTGGAAGGGGGGCTTGAGAGTACGCCCCTGCCGGCGGAAAATACCCCATATGAAAATATGTCCTACAAAGAGGCTAAAAAAGAGGCCCTGGACCTGTTTTCCAGAAACTACCTGACCCGGCTTTTTGAACAGACCCGGGGCAATATCTCGGAAACATCACGAATCAGCGGCATTGAACGGGCGTCGATTCAAAAAATTATTAAACGGCGGGATATTGATATCTCACAATACCGGGGATGA
- a CDS encoding M48 family metalloprotease yields the protein MEQIEETGMSRRKFLQGCTATAVTAVAGSFFSGCAIDPVTGKNQLMLMSRDQEISLDKQHSPFQFSSDYGVAQDTGLNSYVSGVGNAMLPNVHRSDMPYNFQVVNASYINAYAFPGGSIAATRGILLELDNEAELASLLGHELGHVNARHTAEQQSKGQLSSILVAGLSAVAQTQGEGMGELTQKLGSLGQGLFLSKYSRDNEREADALGHQYMTQSGYNSKGFTGLMEMLNAMNTAQPSTTQMLFATHPMSRERLDAAMDRDSTTYKNTHTRDLNRDRYMDHTAGLRAIKPMIAKLQAADAYLAKEQYDKAETEFMSALKFKDNDYTAQVMTAKCMLIRKKYQEAAHHAGLAKQLYPRENQGYYISGLSNLQLKKPVQAHEDFTACDKMLPGNPQVTFYQGYALDMDHQQEPAAQKYADYIKAVNYASNQYTQHAYKRLKDWNYIK from the coding sequence ATGGAACAGATTGAAGAGACCGGCATGAGCCGGCGCAAATTTTTACAGGGATGCACGGCAACAGCTGTAACGGCAGTGGCAGGAAGCTTTTTTTCGGGATGTGCCATTGATCCGGTTACAGGCAAAAATCAGCTGATGCTCATGAGTCGGGACCAGGAGATATCCCTGGATAAACAGCACTCGCCGTTTCAGTTTTCTTCGGACTACGGGGTGGCCCAGGATACCGGACTGAACAGTTACGTCTCCGGGGTGGGCAATGCCATGCTGCCCAACGTGCACCGGTCCGACATGCCTTATAATTTCCAGGTGGTCAATGCCAGCTATATAAACGCCTATGCCTTTCCCGGCGGTTCCATCGCCGCGACCCGGGGGATTTTGCTTGAGCTTGACAATGAGGCGGAACTGGCCTCTCTTCTGGGGCACGAGTTGGGACATGTCAATGCCCGGCACACAGCAGAACAGCAATCCAAGGGGCAGTTATCGTCCATTCTGGTGGCAGGCCTTTCCGCAGTTGCACAAACCCAGGGGGAAGGAATGGGTGAGTTGACCCAGAAACTGGGAAGTCTGGGGCAGGGACTGTTCCTGTCAAAATACTCCAGGGACAATGAGCGCGAAGCAGATGCCCTGGGGCACCAGTACATGACCCAGTCCGGTTACAACTCCAAAGGGTTTACGGGCCTTATGGAGATGCTCAACGCCATGAATACCGCACAGCCCAGTACAACCCAGATGCTGTTTGCCACCCACCCCATGAGCCGGGAGCGTCTGGACGCTGCCATGGACAGAGACAGCACCACGTACAAGAATACCCACACCCGGGACCTGAACCGGGACCGGTATATGGACCACACGGCAGGGTTAAGGGCAATAAAACCCATGATTGCCAAACTCCAGGCGGCGGATGCGTATCTGGCCAAAGAGCAGTATGACAAGGCTGAAACGGAATTCATGTCAGCACTTAAATTCAAAGACAATGATTATACGGCCCAGGTGATGACAGCCAAGTGCATGCTCATCAGGAAAAAGTATCAGGAGGCGGCACATCATGCAGGCCTTGCCAAGCAGCTTTATCCCCGGGAAAACCAGGGATATTATATTTCAGGGCTTTCCAATCTGCAGTTGAAAAAACCCGTGCAGGCCCATGAGGATTTCACCGCCTGCGACAAGATGCTGCCGGGAAATCCCCAGGTAACCTTTTACCAGGGGTACGCCCTTGACATGGACCACCAGCAAGAGCCGGCAGCCCAGAAATATGCCGATTATATCAAAGCAGTTAATTATGCATCCAATCAGTATACCCAGCATGCATATAAAAGGCTTAAAGACTGGAATTATATTAAATAG
- a CDS encoding cold-shock protein has protein sequence MATGIVKWFNDSKGFGFIEQENGGKDVFVHHSGINSTGFKSLNEGDRVTFDIEQGQKGPAATNVTVI, from the coding sequence ATGGCAACTGGAATCGTAAAATGGTTTAACGACTCAAAAGGTTTTGGATTTATTGAACAAGAAAACGGTGGGAAAGATGTTTTTGTTCATCATTCAGGTATCAACTCAACCGGCTTTAAGTCCCTGAATGAAGGGGATCGTGTCACCTTTGATATTGAACAAGGCCAAAAAGGTCCTGCAGCTACTAATGTAACCGTGATATAA